In one Chryseobacterium camelliae genomic region, the following are encoded:
- a CDS encoding thioredoxin family protein yields the protein MENYLAQGISFEEYVQIARERLENPSTQQEIEYKQYYELGLQRMDRTLKKYVPDEEQLKELAAKNFDGKILIISEAWCGDASATVPALIKFFEGHNEAKIFLRDHDKSLINQFLTNGTESIPKVIILDKDFNVKNSWGPRPKYGTELLMKYKADPEGYPKDNFYNDLQLYYAKNRGKDAVQEILELL from the coding sequence ATGGAAAATTACTTGGCTCAAGGAATTTCTTTTGAAGAGTATGTTCAAATCGCAAGAGAAAGATTAGAAAATCCTTCTACTCAACAGGAAATCGAATATAAACAATATTACGAACTGGGACTTCAGAGAATGGACAGAACTTTAAAGAAGTATGTTCCGGATGAAGAACAGTTGAAAGAACTGGCTGCAAAAAACTTTGACGGAAAAATTCTAATTATTTCCGAAGCCTGGTGCGGTGATGCAAGCGCAACAGTACCTGCATTAATCAAATTTTTTGAAGGTCATAATGAAGCGAAAATCTTCCTGAGGGATCATGATAAAAGTTTAATTAATCAGTTTTTGACTAACGGAACCGAATCCATCCCTAAAGTGATTATACTGGATAAAGATTTCAACGTAAAAAATTCTTGGGGACCACGTCCAAAATACGGAACAGAACTGCTTATGAAATACAAAGCCGATCCTGAAGGGTATCCGAAAGATAATTTCTACAACGATCTGCAATTGTATTATGCAAAAAACAGAGGAAAAGATGCTGTTCAGGAAATTTTGGAACTATTATAA
- a CDS encoding TlpA family protein disulfide reductase, with the protein MKKNIIYLVLIVVIGVIAFVPGVKEKLQDTFFPIATIENAVHVSDEDYDIDLQGINVPSTNLKAFKGKAVFLNFWGTWCPPCRKEWPSIQKLYDARKDKVDFVLIAMNDQEDAVRKFLKENNYSVPVYIAQSPISEKILPKVFPTTYLLDKNGRIIIKEDASRDWNSESANQFIDSIVK; encoded by the coding sequence ATGAAAAAAAACATAATTTATCTTGTATTAATCGTTGTTATCGGGGTTATTGCTTTCGTTCCCGGAGTGAAAGAAAAATTGCAGGACACATTTTTCCCGATTGCCACCATTGAGAATGCCGTTCATGTAAGTGATGAAGATTATGATATTGATTTACAGGGAATCAATGTTCCGAGTACCAATCTTAAAGCTTTCAAAGGGAAAGCTGTTTTTCTGAATTTTTGGGGAACATGGTGCCCTCCATGCAGAAAAGAATGGCCGTCTATTCAGAAATTATATGATGCAAGGAAAGATAAAGTAGATTTTGTTTTAATCGCCATGAATGATCAGGAAGATGCTGTAAGAAAATTCTTAAAAGAAAACAATTACAGTGTTCCTGTGTACATTGCACAAAGCCCTATTTCTGAAAAAATACTTCCTAAAGTTTTTCCTACCACTTATCTTTTGGATAAAAACGGAAGGATTATTATCAAAGAGGATGCTTCAAGAGACTGGAATTCAG